One stretch of Thermoprotei archaeon DNA includes these proteins:
- a CDS encoding V4R domain-containing protein yields the protein MKKFPFDLGFVILFSEDKIYGFSIFTENLIGVIGNVGRTCAENNINIINLKTSINVLENNMAHIFIAVDMSNSVIEPSDLRLKLLSLKGIKEVDIIDPIFPGVLIDITHYPITLYSGIKSIITSEFIWWGIFVGLRKQLGETVAGVTLWNMGYVTGKKLWEFFYDIRRASVKDVVELLRHTAIATGWVNDFEIVEYSPINSKAIVRVRDNWECSIVGKTGKSESHYSRGILAGFFSNHFKVECQAFETKCISKGDEYCEFEIIPK from the coding sequence ATGAAAAAATTCCCTTTTGATTTAGGATTTGTAATACTTTTCTCTGAAGATAAAATTTATGGCTTCAGCATTTTTACTGAGAACCTGATTGGTGTAATTGGTAATGTTGGAAGAACATGCGCCGAAAATAATATTAACATTATAAATTTAAAGACCAGTATAAATGTATTAGAGAATAATATGGCTCATATATTTATTGCCGTCGACATGTCAAACTCAGTTATAGAACCATCTGACCTCAGATTGAAGTTACTCTCTCTAAAGGGAATAAAAGAGGTTGATATAATTGATCCCATATTTCCAGGAGTACTTATAGATATAACACATTATCCAATCACATTGTATAGTGGTATCAAGAGCATTATAACAAGTGAATTTATATGGTGGGGAATTTTTGTGGGATTACGCAAACAGCTTGGAGAAACAGTAGCAGGTGTAACGTTATGGAATATGGGTTATGTTACTGGTAAAAAGTTATGGGAGTTTTTCTATGATATAAGAAGGGCAAGCGTTAAGGATGTAGTAGAACTTTTAAGGCATACTGCAATTGCAACTGGTTGGGTTAATGATTTTGAGATTGTAGAGTATAGTCCTATTAATAGTAAGGCTATTGTTAGGGTAAGGGATAACTGGGAATGTAGTATAGTCGGTAAAACGGGTAAGAGTGAGAGTCATTATTCAAGAGGTATTCTTGCAGGATTTTTTTCGAACCATTTTAAGGTGGAGTGTCAAGCATTTGAGACCAAATGCATATCAAAAGGTGATGAATACTGTGAATTTGAAATAATACCAAAATAA